In Luteitalea sp., a genomic segment contains:
- a CDS encoding DUF433 domain-containing protein: MAERTPIETIEKALSELSPGEKALVLQRVAAELGGAMPGIDTDPTVCGGEPCIARTRIPVWLLVQARRLGASEADLLEAYPALRAQDLANAWAYAQLHPTEVDNMIAAHEAA; encoded by the coding sequence ATGGCCGAACGCACTCCTATTGAGACAATCGAAAAAGCCCTTTCAGAGCTGAGCCCAGGCGAGAAGGCACTCGTGCTGCAGAGAGTCGCTGCCGAGCTGGGTGGCGCGATGCCCGGCATCGACACGGACCCGACGGTCTGCGGAGGCGAGCCATGTATCGCTCGCACGAGGATCCCCGTTTGGCTACTCGTGCAAGCTCGACGCCTCGGCGCGTCTGAAGCTGACCTGCTCGAGGCGTATCCGGCACTTCGCGCTCAGGACCTGGCCAACGCGTGGGCTTATGCCCAGCTCCATCCGACGGAGGTCGACAACATGATTGCTGCGCACGAAGCAGCCTGA